The Oncorhynchus nerka isolate Pitt River linkage group LG24, Oner_Uvic_2.0, whole genome shotgun sequence genome has a window encoding:
- the tbl1xr1a gene encoding F-box-like/WD repeat-containing protein TBL1XR1a isoform X1, translating into MSISSDEVNFLVYRYLQESGFSHSAFTFGIESHISQSNINGALVPPAALISIIQKGLQYVEAEVSINEDGTLFDGRPIESLSLIDAVMPDVVQTRQQAYRDKLAQQQAAQAPPANATNMTANTKNGENTANGEENGAHALANHAHADEVLSVCHTDNHADLMEVDRDMEIPKNKAMVLRGHESEVFICAWNPVSDLLASGSGDSTARIWNLSENSSSTQLVLRHCIREGGQDVPSNKDVTSLDWNSEGTLLATGSYDGFARIWTKDGNLASTLGQHKGPIFALKWNKKGNFILSAGVDKTTIIWDAHTGEAKQQFPFHSAPALDVDWQSNNTFASCSTDMCIHVCKLGQDRPIKTFQGHTNEVNAIKWDPTGNLLASCSDDMTLKIWSMKQDTCVHDLQAHSKEIYTIKWSPTGPGTNNPNANLMLASASFDSTVRLWDVDRGICIHTLTKHQEPVYSVAFSPDGRHLASGSFDKCVHIWNTQTGALVHSYRGTGGIFEVCWNAAGDKVGASASDGSVCVLDLRK; encoded by the exons ATGAGCATAAGCAGTGATGAGGTCAACTTCCTGGTGTACAGATACCTACAGGAGTCAG GGTTTTCCCACTCAGCCTTCACGTTTGGGATAGAGAGCCACATCAGTCAGTCTAACATCAATGGAGCCCTGGTGCCCCCTGCTGCCCTCATCTCCATCATACAGAAGGGCCTGCAGTACGTGGAGGCTGAAGTCAGCATTAATGAG GACGGTACACTGTTTGACGGGCGGCCGATCGAGTCCCTGTCGCTCATCGACGCGGTAATGCCGGACGTGGTGCAGACGCGGCAGCAGGCCTACCGAGACAAGCTGGCCCAGCAGCAGGCGGCCCAGGCCCCCCCAGCCAATGCCACCAACATGACAGCCAACACCAAGAATGGAGAGAACACGGCCAATGGCGAGGAGAACGGAGCGCACGCCTTAGCTA ATCATGCACATGCTGATGAGGTGCTCTCTGTGTGCCATACAGACAACCATGCAGACTTGATGGAGGTGGACAGGGACATGGAGATTCCCAAGAACAAAGCCATGGTGCTCCGAGGCCACGAGTCAGAGGTGTTCATCTGTGCTTGGAACCCTGTCTCCGACCTGCTCGCCTCAgg GTCTGGGGACTCAACGGCACGGATCTGGAACCTGAGTGAGAACAGCAGCTCCACGCAGCTTGTACTGAGGCACTGCATACGGGAGGGAGGCCAGGATGTCCCCAGCAACAAAGACGTTACATCATTAGACTGGAAT AGTGAGGGTACTTTACTAGCAACCGGCTCATATGATGGATTTGCCAGGATCTGGACAAAGGATG GTAATCTTGCCAGTACCCTGGGTCAACACAAAGGTCCCATTTTTGCATTGAAATGGAACAAGAAAGGAAACTTCATTCTTAGCGCCGGAGTAGATAAG ACTACAATCATATGGGATGCTCACACAGGAGAAGCCAAGCAGCAGTTCCCGTTCCATTCAG CGCCTGCTCTGGATGTGGACTGGCAGAGCAATAACACGTTTGCCTCCTGCAGCACAGACATGTGCATCCATGTGTGTAAACTTGGCCAGGACAGGCCCATCAAAACATTCCAAGGACACACG AATGAAGTCAATGCAATCAAATGGGATCCAACCGGTAACCTGCTGGCCTCTTGCTCAGACGACATGACGCTGAAG ATCTGGAGTATGAAACAGGACACCTGTGTTCATGACCTGCAAGCTCACAGCAAAGAGATCTACACCATCAAATGGAGCCCCACTGGTCCTGGAACCAACAACCCCAATGCCAATCTCATGCTTGCCAG TGCATCCTTTGATTCGACGGTGCGGCTGTGGGATGTGGACCGAGGCATCTGCATTCACACGCTAACCAAACACCAGGAGCCTGTCTACAGTGTGGCATTCAGCCCCGACGGCAGGCATCTGGCCAGTGGCTCCTTTGACAAGTGTGTTCACATCTGGAACACGCAG ACTGGTGCTTTAGTCCATAGTTacagggggacagggggaatcTTTGAAGTTTGCTGGAATGCAGCAGGTGACAAAGTGGGAGCAAGTGCATCAGATGGATCT GTTTGTGTATTAGATCTGCGGAAGTAA
- the tbl1xr1a gene encoding F-box-like/WD repeat-containing protein TBL1XR1a isoform X2: protein MSISSDEVNFLVYRYLQESGFSHSAFTFGIESHISQSNINGALVPPAALISIIQKGLQYVEAEVSINEDGTLFDGRPIESLSLIDAVMPDVVQTRQQAYRDKLAQQQAAQAPPANATNMTANTKNGENTANGEENGAHALANNHADLMEVDRDMEIPKNKAMVLRGHESEVFICAWNPVSDLLASGSGDSTARIWNLSENSSSTQLVLRHCIREGGQDVPSNKDVTSLDWNSEGTLLATGSYDGFARIWTKDGNLASTLGQHKGPIFALKWNKKGNFILSAGVDKTTIIWDAHTGEAKQQFPFHSAPALDVDWQSNNTFASCSTDMCIHVCKLGQDRPIKTFQGHTNEVNAIKWDPTGNLLASCSDDMTLKIWSMKQDTCVHDLQAHSKEIYTIKWSPTGPGTNNPNANLMLASASFDSTVRLWDVDRGICIHTLTKHQEPVYSVAFSPDGRHLASGSFDKCVHIWNTQTGALVHSYRGTGGIFEVCWNAAGDKVGASASDGSVCVLDLRK, encoded by the exons ATGAGCATAAGCAGTGATGAGGTCAACTTCCTGGTGTACAGATACCTACAGGAGTCAG GGTTTTCCCACTCAGCCTTCACGTTTGGGATAGAGAGCCACATCAGTCAGTCTAACATCAATGGAGCCCTGGTGCCCCCTGCTGCCCTCATCTCCATCATACAGAAGGGCCTGCAGTACGTGGAGGCTGAAGTCAGCATTAATGAG GACGGTACACTGTTTGACGGGCGGCCGATCGAGTCCCTGTCGCTCATCGACGCGGTAATGCCGGACGTGGTGCAGACGCGGCAGCAGGCCTACCGAGACAAGCTGGCCCAGCAGCAGGCGGCCCAGGCCCCCCCAGCCAATGCCACCAACATGACAGCCAACACCAAGAATGGAGAGAACACGGCCAATGGCGAGGAGAACGGAGCGCACGCCTTAGCTA ACAACCATGCAGACTTGATGGAGGTGGACAGGGACATGGAGATTCCCAAGAACAAAGCCATGGTGCTCCGAGGCCACGAGTCAGAGGTGTTCATCTGTGCTTGGAACCCTGTCTCCGACCTGCTCGCCTCAgg GTCTGGGGACTCAACGGCACGGATCTGGAACCTGAGTGAGAACAGCAGCTCCACGCAGCTTGTACTGAGGCACTGCATACGGGAGGGAGGCCAGGATGTCCCCAGCAACAAAGACGTTACATCATTAGACTGGAAT AGTGAGGGTACTTTACTAGCAACCGGCTCATATGATGGATTTGCCAGGATCTGGACAAAGGATG GTAATCTTGCCAGTACCCTGGGTCAACACAAAGGTCCCATTTTTGCATTGAAATGGAACAAGAAAGGAAACTTCATTCTTAGCGCCGGAGTAGATAAG ACTACAATCATATGGGATGCTCACACAGGAGAAGCCAAGCAGCAGTTCCCGTTCCATTCAG CGCCTGCTCTGGATGTGGACTGGCAGAGCAATAACACGTTTGCCTCCTGCAGCACAGACATGTGCATCCATGTGTGTAAACTTGGCCAGGACAGGCCCATCAAAACATTCCAAGGACACACG AATGAAGTCAATGCAATCAAATGGGATCCAACCGGTAACCTGCTGGCCTCTTGCTCAGACGACATGACGCTGAAG ATCTGGAGTATGAAACAGGACACCTGTGTTCATGACCTGCAAGCTCACAGCAAAGAGATCTACACCATCAAATGGAGCCCCACTGGTCCTGGAACCAACAACCCCAATGCCAATCTCATGCTTGCCAG TGCATCCTTTGATTCGACGGTGCGGCTGTGGGATGTGGACCGAGGCATCTGCATTCACACGCTAACCAAACACCAGGAGCCTGTCTACAGTGTGGCATTCAGCCCCGACGGCAGGCATCTGGCCAGTGGCTCCTTTGACAAGTGTGTTCACATCTGGAACACGCAG ACTGGTGCTTTAGTCCATAGTTacagggggacagggggaatcTTTGAAGTTTGCTGGAATGCAGCAGGTGACAAAGTGGGAGCAAGTGCATCAGATGGATCT GTTTGTGTATTAGATCTGCGGAAGTAA